The following proteins are co-located in the Triticum aestivum cultivar Chinese Spring chromosome 1A, IWGSC CS RefSeq v2.1, whole genome shotgun sequence genome:
- the LOC123052768 gene encoding em protein-like produces the protein MASGQQERSQLDRKAREGETVVPGGTGGTNLQAQENLAEGRSRGGQTRKEQMGEEGYREMGRKGGLSTNDESGGERAAREGIDIDESKFKTKS, from the exons ATGGCCTCCGGTCAGCAGGAGAGGTCGCAGCTGGACCGCAAGGCCCGCGAGGGCGAGACCGTCGTCCCCGGCGGTACCGGCGGCACCAACCTCCAGGCGCAGGAGAACCTCGCCGAAG GGCGCAGCCGCGGCGGGCAGACGCGCAAGGAGCAGATGGGGGAGGAGGGGTACCGCGAGATGGGGCGCAAGGGCGGGCTGAGCACCAACGACGAGTCCGGCGGCGAGCGCGCCGCCAGGGAGGGCATCGACATCGACGAGTCCAAGTTCAAGACCAAGTCCTAG
- the LOC123052740 gene encoding chlorophyll synthase, chloroplastic: MATSHFLAAAAATSSSSAAFRPPLRFLSLPPPSLTLSRRRPFPVVRAADADAKETTKPKVPEKAPAAGSSFNQLLGIKGAKQEDNIWKIRLQLTKPVTWPPLVWGVLCGAAASGNFHWTVEDVAKSIVCMLMSGPCLTGYTQTINDWYDRDIDAINEPYRPIPSGAISENEVITQIWVLLLAGLGLGALLDVWAGHDFPIIFYLALGGSLLSYIYSAPPLKLKQNGWIGNFALGASYIGLPWWAGQALFGTLTPDIVVLTTLYSIAGLGIAIVNDFKSIEGDRTLGLQSLPVAFGMETAKWICVGAIDITQLSVAAYLLSTGKLYYALALVGLTIPQVILQFQYFLKDPVKYDVKYQASAQPFFVFGLLVTALATSH, from the exons ATGGCCACCTCCcacttcctcgccgccgccgccgccacatcttcctcctccgccgccttccGCCCCCCTCTCCGCTTCCTCTCCCTGCCGCCTCCTTCTCTAACCCTCAGCC GGCGGCGGCCGTTCCCGGTGGTCCGCGCGGCCGACGCCGACGCTAAAGAAA CAACGAAGCCGAAGGTCCCGGAGAAGGCGCCGGCGGCGGGTTCGAGCTTCAACCAGCTGCTCGGAATCAAGGGCGCCAAGCAAGAAGAC AACATATGGAAGATCCGCCTTCAACTTACTAAGCCGGTGACATGGCCTCCGCTTGTCTGGGGTGTACTTTGTGGAGCAGCTGCCTCTG GAAATTTCCACTGGAcagttgaagatgttgcaaaaTCTATTGTTTGCATGTTAATGTCTGGTCCATGTCTTACAGGATACACGCAG ACAATTAATGACTGGTATGACCGAGACATCGACGCTATTAATGAGCCTTATCGTCCTATTCCTTCAGGAGCTATATCAGAAAATGAG GTAATTACTCAGATCTGGGTATTATTGTTAGCAGGTCTTGGGTTGGGTGCTTTGTTAGACGTATGG GCAGGGCATGATTTTCCTATTATTTTCTACCTTGCTCTGGGTGGATCCTTGCTTTCTTACATATATTCAGCGCCGCCTCTCAAG CTCAAGCAGAATGGATGGATAGGAAACTTTGCTCTTGGTGCGAGTTACATTGGCTTGCCCTG GTGGGCTGGCCAGGCATTATTTGGAACTCTTACTCCTGATATTGTTGTCCTAACTACTTTGTACAGCATAGCTGGG CTAGGGATCGCTATCGTGAATGATTTTAAGAGTATCGAGGGGGATAGAACTCTGGGACTTCAG TCACTCCCTGTTGCCTTTGGTATGGAGACTGCaaaatggatatgtgttggagcaatCGACATCACTCAATTATCTGTTGCAG CCTACCTCCTGAGCACTGGTAAGCTGTATTATGCCCTGGCACTAGTTGGACTGACAATTCCCCAGGTGATCTTGCAG TTCCAGTACTTCCTGAAGGACCCCGTGAAGTACGACGTCAAATACCAG GCGAGTGCGCAACCGTTCTTCGTGTTCGGCCTGCTGGTTACTGCCCTGGCGACCAGCCACTGA